One Acidobacteriota bacterium DNA segment encodes these proteins:
- a CDS encoding PEGA domain-containing protein, protein MHDDTHFSMTLPRLRGARALVLVSTLLLALLVLPAAVAQIEEQDLPPESYTEIAYDRLTAEELAQRYRAAQEAFRNDPAGPAVLELANALVRILETRVGEAEGALAELPDGVPATPSDTLVRDRARLESSLLLRARALDARGDSAGADQDLVRILAQNPAFEMPSQGIDANFANRYIALRRSSLGRLNLTVTPQDARVLVDSRRVDPSSGELPVAAGTRTITAKRPGYADIVMQVEVPGGRTVPLNLELERNSAMLRLVTRPSDVEVRVDGQPVGVTQGTLPPGYPVPPAASRYPRSELSAPLRIGDLTPGDHRLELSREGYRPYRVSVSVPELRDYDAGVMILERERGTLVLRSLPPGATVELDGEVVRPLPLGGGGGRLDLAPGEHRLVVSDAAAGVFETRVTVGDGEEKEVALDLRPALVLVGVVGGDGVAGGKLRTALAEAGSQLERWLFLDRSEESSDLLARPELNASVLRAATGPAAAAGRSTVRWDQVRQAMERRYPGSVYALAVLSDDLLASHADLWFLPASPAPALPDHRRIPTHRPEAVAQVIEGFDQPVELQRPWLGALLVDSAAAQGPVVASVTSGGPAASSGLAPGDEILALSGETPGTAAALMERLAEQPEGSSLSVTVLRGTETRTVDLRLGITPAVVPLDSPDLIYASISAFLTALASDPLDGTAPWLIELNQAAVYLHGRDYEEAVKVLRGIEAPTGSGLGQGTVDYWLAVALRALGPDYAAQAQGALQRAAAQEGARLFHNDGPRVAPRARAQLSGGG, encoded by the coding sequence ATGCACGACGACACCCACTTTTCGATGACCCTCCCAAGGCTACGAGGCGCCCGAGCTTTGGTGCTCGTCTCGACGCTGCTGCTCGCGCTGCTCGTGCTGCCGGCCGCCGTGGCGCAGATCGAGGAGCAGGACCTGCCACCGGAGAGCTACACCGAGATCGCCTACGACCGCCTCACCGCCGAAGAGCTGGCGCAGCGTTATCGGGCGGCCCAGGAGGCTTTCCGCAACGACCCCGCCGGCCCCGCCGTCCTGGAGCTCGCCAACGCTTTGGTGCGCATCCTCGAAACCCGCGTCGGCGAGGCCGAGGGCGCTCTGGCAGAGCTTCCCGACGGCGTGCCGGCGACCCCTTCGGACACGCTGGTGCGGGATCGCGCGCGGCTGGAGTCGAGCCTGCTCTTGCGCGCCCGCGCCTTGGACGCCCGGGGAGACAGCGCCGGAGCCGACCAGGACCTGGTGCGCATCCTGGCGCAAAATCCCGCTTTCGAGATGCCCTCCCAGGGCATCGACGCCAACTTCGCCAACCGCTACATCGCGCTGCGTCGTTCATCCCTCGGCCGCCTCAACCTGACGGTGACGCCGCAGGATGCCCGGGTGTTGGTGGACTCGCGGCGGGTAGACCCGTCTTCCGGAGAGCTGCCGGTGGCCGCCGGCACCCGCACCATCACCGCCAAGCGCCCCGGCTACGCCGACATCGTGATGCAGGTGGAAGTGCCCGGGGGGCGCACCGTACCGCTCAATCTGGAGCTCGAACGCAACAGCGCCATGCTGCGGCTGGTGACCCGTCCGTCGGACGTCGAGGTGCGGGTCGACGGGCAGCCGGTGGGGGTCACCCAGGGCACGCTGCCGCCGGGCTATCCGGTGCCGCCGGCGGCCTCCCGCTATCCGCGGAGCGAGCTGTCTGCGCCTTTGCGCATCGGTGACCTGACCCCCGGCGATCATCGCCTGGAGCTGAGCCGCGAAGGCTATCGCCCGTACCGGGTGTCGGTGTCGGTGCCGGAGCTGCGAGACTACGACGCCGGGGTGATGATCTTGGAGCGCGAGCGCGGCACGCTGGTGCTGCGCAGCCTGCCGCCGGGAGCGACGGTGGAGTTGGACGGCGAGGTGGTCCGGCCGCTGCCCCTGGGGGGCGGCGGTGGGCGCCTCGATCTGGCTCCTGGTGAGCATCGCCTGGTGGTTTCCGACGCCGCTGCCGGAGTCTTCGAGACTCGCGTCACCGTCGGCGATGGCGAGGAGAAAGAAGTCGCTTTGGATCTGCGGCCGGCGCTGGTGCTGGTGGGCGTCGTGGGCGGCGACGGCGTCGCCGGTGGCAAGCTGCGCACTGCCCTCGCCGAAGCCGGCTCACAGCTGGAGCGTTGGCTCTTCCTGGACCGTTCGGAGGAGAGCAGCGATTTGCTCGCTCGCCCGGAGCTTAACGCCTCGGTGCTCCGCGCCGCCACCGGCCCCGCCGCGGCGGCGGGCCGCTCGACGGTGCGTTGGGACCAGGTCCGCCAGGCCATGGAGCGGCGTTACCCGGGTTCCGTCTACGCTCTGGCGGTGCTCTCCGACGATCTGCTGGCCTCCCACGCGGACCTGTGGTTCCTCCCCGCCTCTCCGGCGCCGGCCCTTCCCGACCACCGGCGCATCCCCACCCATCGCCCGGAGGCGGTGGCGCAGGTGATCGAGGGCTTCGACCAGCCGGTGGAGCTGCAGCGTCCCTGGCTGGGCGCGCTCCTGGTAGACAGCGCCGCCGCCCAGGGTCCGGTGGTGGCTTCGGTCACCTCCGGCGGCCCCGCTGCTTCCAGCGGCCTGGCCCCCGGGGACGAGATCCTGGCACTCTCCGGTGAGACGCCGGGCACCGCTGCGGCGTTGATGGAACGCTTGGCGGAGCAGCCGGAGGGCTCGAGCCTGAGCGTGACGGTGCTCCGGGGCACGGAGACGAGAACCGTCGACCTGCGCCTGGGCATCACCCCGGCGGTGGTGCCGCTGGATTCTCCGGACTTGATCTACGCCTCCATCTCCGCCTTCCTCACCGCCCTGGCCTCCGACCCCCTGGACGGCACCGCCCCGTGGCTCATCGAGCTCAACCAGGCGGCGGTCTATCTCCACGGCCGGGACTACGAAGAGGCGGTGAAGGTGTTGCGGGGCATCGAGGCTCCCACGGGCTCCGGGCTCGGTCAGGGGACGGTCGACTATTGGCTAGCCGTAGCTCTCCGCGCCCTCGGGCCCGACTACGCCGCCCAAGCCCAAGGCGCCCTCCAACGCGCCGCCGCCCAAGAAGGCGCCCGCCTCTTCCACAACGACGGCCCCCGCGTTGCGCCCCGTGCCCGGGCGCAGCTGAGCGGTGGGGGCTGA